One Ahaetulla prasina isolate Xishuangbanna chromosome 1, ASM2864084v1, whole genome shotgun sequence DNA window includes the following coding sequences:
- the GPATCH2 gene encoding G patch domain-containing protein 2 isoform X5 — MFRVAQPNPSRPPAARKSWHFSKTMEELVHDLVSALEESSEQARGGFADTGDHSRSISCLLKRQARKRRGRKRRSFNSHHPWETGHCLSEGSDSSLEEPNKDYRENYAANKKDHSDSDDQLLVAKRRPNSNLNNLRGKRPLWHEPDLAVDNLGNRTLRRRRKVKRMAIDLPSEVTNKITLPQQGNIKDQEMDNDNRSYSHQELSKSKVKKRKLAANRQGPDILDEGVVIENEEINPVNKDKMEYEEQKGSDENMSDSESSSLSSSDAGLFTNDEGRQGDDEQSDWFHESEPGGACGITGIIPWWEKEDSAGLEKEMPDPIFESILTGSFPLMSHSGKRDFQTRLSHLHGMPARNIKKVTGNTTAMMSLQSLCRNSFSVPLKRRKDREEGKRTYFLMRFHLNKGLNHKLHSNAPRGLIMHFCSA, encoded by the exons ATGTTCCGGGTGGCTCAGCCCAACCCGAGCAGACCTCCGGCCGCCAGGAAGAGCTG GCATTTTAGTAAGACTATGGAGGAGCTGGTTCATGATCTAGTCTCTGCACTGGAAGAAAGTTCAGAGCAAGCAAGAGGTGGCTTTGCAGATACGGGTGATCATTCTCGCAGCATCTCATGTCTTCTAAAACGCCAGGctcgaaagagaagaggaaggaaaagacgtTCGTTTAATTCACATCATCCCTGGGAGACTGGACATTGTTTAAGTGAAGGTTCTGATTCCAGCCTTGAAGAGCCAAACAAGGATTATAGAGAGAACTATGCTGCTAATAAGAAAGACCATAGTGATTCTGATGACCAACTGCTGGTTGCAAAACGTAGACCAAATTCAAATCTAAATAACTTAAGAGGCAAAAGACCTCTTTGGCATGAACCTGATCTAGCTGTTGACAATTTAGGTAATAGGACTCTGCGTAGACGTCGAAAGGTGAAACGAATGGCAATTGATCTACCTTCTGAAGTAACAAACAAAATTACGTTGCCCCAACAAGGCAACATTAAGGACCAGGAAATGGACAATGACAACAGATCTTACTCCCATCAAGAACTATCAAAGagtaaagttaaaaaaagaaagctagcAGCAAATAGGCAAGGCCCAGACATTTTGGATGAAGGCGTGGTCATAGAGAATGAGGAAATCAATCCTGTGAACAAGGATAAAATGGAGTATGAAGAGCAAAAGGGCTCAGATGAAAACATGAGCGACAG TGAATCCAGCAGCCTCAGCAGTAGTGATGCTGGTTTGTTTACCAATGATGAGGGAAGACAAG GTGATGATGAGCAAAGTGACTGGTTTCATGAAAGTGAACCTGGAGGTGCCTGTGGGATTACTGGAATTATTCCTTGGTGGGAAAAGGAAGATTCAGCAGGACTGGAGAAAGAGATGCCTGACCCCATCTTTGAAAGTATTTTAACAGGCAGCTTCCCACTTATGTCACATTCAGGCAAGAGAG ATTTCCAGACAAGGCTTAGTCATCTTCATGGAATGCCAGCCAGGAACATCAAAAAGGTAACAGGGAACACAACTGCAATG ATGAGTTTGCAAAGCCTGTGCAGGAACAGTTTCTCAGTGCctctgaaaagaagaaaggaccgggaggaagggaaaaggacaTACTTTCTGATGAGGTTTCATCTGAATAAGGGGCTAAATCATAAATTGCATAGCAATGCACCTAGAGGATTGATCATGCACTTCTGTTCAGCTTGA